In Staphylococcus lloydii, the following proteins share a genomic window:
- a CDS encoding oxidoreductase — protein sequence MTKFAIIGPGAVGSTIAFELQQHFDDTLLLGRQEATLSYYPGNHMPMHQLQVQSLTATTAKVDVLFVAVKTYQLNTIIEDIKRITHQDSIIVLAQNGRTNLETLTLPNVYQAVVYISGQKEQNTVTHFRDERLHVQDSPQTRNLAQLLAPTNLELKLESHIEDTIWYKLLVNLGINTVTALTQSTAKVLKDNKVNHLCRQLIDEGAHVALAEGVNLPKDIVTQIMSIYEGYPDEMGTSMYYDIIAGRALEVEAIQGYIYRTGQKHNLAIPTITTTYTLLHGYLHSK from the coding sequence ATGACAAAATTTGCCATTATTGGACCTGGTGCAGTAGGTTCCACTATTGCTTTTGAGTTGCAACAACACTTTGATGATACGTTACTCTTAGGTAGACAGGAAGCAACACTTTCATATTACCCAGGAAATCATATGCCTATGCACCAACTACAGGTGCAGTCTTTAACAGCAACGACTGCTAAAGTTGATGTCTTATTTGTAGCAGTAAAAACATATCAACTCAATACAATAATAGAAGATATTAAACGCATTACTCACCAAGATAGCATTATAGTGTTAGCGCAAAATGGACGTACAAATTTAGAAACATTAACATTGCCGAACGTCTATCAGGCAGTCGTTTATATTAGTGGTCAAAAAGAGCAAAATACCGTGACCCATTTTAGAGATGAACGTTTACACGTTCAAGATAGCCCGCAGACACGTAATTTAGCCCAATTACTAGCTCCGACAAACTTAGAATTAAAACTTGAATCACACATAGAAGACACTATCTGGTATAAATTACTCGTTAACTTAGGTATTAATACTGTCACTGCATTAACACAATCGACGGCTAAAGTACTTAAAGATAATAAGGTTAATCATTTATGTCGCCAATTAATCGACGAAGGTGCACACGTTGCATTAGCAGAGGGCGTGAACCTACCAAAAGATATAGTGACGCAAATCATGTCTATATATGAAGGGTACCCAGACGAAATGGGTACGAGCATGTATTATGACATTATCGCTGGGAGAGCATTAGAAGTAGAAGCGATTCAAGGCTATATTTATCGTACAGGCCAAAAACATAATTTAGCTATACCCACTATTACGACGACTTATACTTTACTGCACGGTTATTTGCACAGTAAATAA
- the panB gene encoding 3-methyl-2-oxobutanoate hydroxymethyltransferase — MKTLSQLLSMKEQKEKISMITAYDYPSAKQAEAASIDTILVGDSLGMTVLGYDSTVEVTLEDMIHHGKAVRRGAPNTFVVVDMPFGTVGVSESQDLSLAKQLYQQSHANAIKVEGAHIAPFISRCSNIGIPVVAHLGLTPQSVGIMGYKMQAATLEAAEKLIQDCKNMEQAGAVMIVLEAVPSDLAQKISATLSIPVIGIGAGNGTDGQVLVYHDVLNYGVERQAKFVKQYGDFSNGIAALSQYHEEVKQGTFPSAEHTYKKKIWDEVTPD, encoded by the coding sequence TTGAAAACTTTAAGTCAATTATTATCAATGAAAGAACAAAAAGAGAAAATTTCAATGATTACTGCTTATGACTATCCAAGTGCAAAACAAGCCGAAGCAGCAAGTATAGATACAATTTTAGTAGGTGATTCTTTAGGAATGACTGTATTAGGTTACGATAGTACTGTCGAAGTAACACTCGAAGATATGATTCACCATGGTAAGGCGGTGCGTCGAGGAGCACCAAATACTTTTGTAGTAGTGGATATGCCATTTGGTACGGTTGGTGTTAGTGAATCACAAGATTTATCGTTAGCTAAACAGTTATACCAACAAAGTCATGCCAACGCTATTAAAGTTGAAGGGGCACATATAGCGCCTTTTATCTCACGTTGTAGTAATATAGGTATTCCAGTCGTAGCGCATTTAGGTTTAACACCGCAAAGTGTTGGTATTATGGGGTATAAAATGCAAGCCGCGACATTAGAAGCAGCTGAAAAGTTAATACAAGATTGCAAAAATATGGAACAAGCTGGCGCGGTGATGATTGTTTTAGAAGCAGTGCCGAGTGATCTTGCACAAAAGATTAGTGCAACGTTATCGATACCAGTCATTGGTATTGGTGCTGGCAATGGTACAGATGGGCAAGTGTTAGTTTACCATGATGTTTTAAATTATGGCGTTGAACGACAAGCAAAATTTGTTAAACAATATGGTGACTTTAGCAATGGCATAGCTGCATTGTCTCAATATCATGAAGAGGTTAAGCAAGGCACATTCCCTTCGGCAGAACACACGTATAAGAAAAAGATTTGGGATGAGGTGACACCAGATTGA